In Candidatus Methylomirabilota bacterium, the genomic window TTCGGGACCCAGGACGGCGGGCGCACCTGGTCAGAAGACCAGCTGCCCGCGGGCGTCCAGGACGCCTACGCGGTCGCCTGCGCCTGACCGACTTTCCGTGCGGGCCCGATGCTCTCCGCGCGGAGGCCGTAGAGCTTCATCACGTTCTCGGACGTGATCTTCCGCCGCACGCGCTCTGACACCATGCCGAGGTTCGCCTCGATGTGCCGCCGGGACTCTGGCCAGATGCAGTCGGGGTGCGGATAGTCGGCGCCCCAGATGATGTTGTCCTCGCCCACGAGCGGGATGATCGGCTCCATGAACTGATCCTGCTGATACGTGGTGTAGCCCTGGCGCCGGAAGTAGTCGCTGGGCTTCATGGAGAAGCCGAGGTTGCGCGCCCGGTCGTTGTACTCCGTGTCCAGCCGGTCGAGGACATAGGGGATCCACGTCACCCCCGACTCGCCCAGGATGAAATTGAAGTCCGGATACTTCTCGCAGGCGCCCGAGGCGATCAGCGAGACCAGCACCTCCATCCCGTCGAGCTGGAAGAGCGACGAGCGCACGAGGCGCCACTGGAGCGAGTACTCCTGCTCCATCTTGGGGTTGTCGGGAACGCGCAGCCCCTTGAAGCCCGTCGAGTGGAAGGAGATGGGGAAGTGACACTCCGCCGCGGCTTCCCACAGCGGGTACCAGTCGTGCGTGTAGAGGGGCACGCTCATTCGCTTGAAGGCGAGATCGCCGCCCTTGAGCCCCATGGCGGCGCAGCGCCGCACTTCATCGGCGGCCCCGCGGGGATCGTTGTTGGGAATGACAGCGAGGGGGAAGATGCGGGTGGGATCCGAGCGCTTGGCGAACTCGGCCGCCCAGTCGTTATAGATCTTGTTGCACCACGCTCGCTGGTCGCCGTCGTTGATGAGGTCGTTGATCATCAGGCAGCCGTAGATGATCTCCGCGTCGAGCCCGTCCTTGTCCAGATCGGCGAGCCGTAGCTCGGGGGTGGTCGGCCGCGGCTTCGCACCCCGCTGATAGTCCCACTCGAACCCCACCGCCTTCATCTCGTCGATGTGGCCGAACATGCCCGGCTGATACTTGAGGAAGCCGGGCCCGACTCCGTTCCACATTCCCTTGTCCTGCGCCTCCACGAACCAGTGGAGCCCGTCCTCCAGCTCCTCTACCCGGGGCGCGAGGAGCTTCCACTTCGACGGCGCCTGCGAGGACCACAGGTCAGGGGGGCAATACGTCAGGTCGATATGATTATCACCGGAAATGAGGAGGTCACGCATCACGTCCCCCTTGCTGTGAGGTTGGGGCGCCGGGACCCACGGCCCCGGTCACCCTCCGATTATTAGCGATCGCGATACGCAGGAGTCTAGCGCGAATTATTCACGAACGCACGTACCGCTTCCTGGCCGCCCCCTTATCTACTCAAAATGAATCCCTCTCCCTCGGAGAGGGAGAGGGTAGGGTGAGGGTGGCGTTGTCTCGCGATAGGCCGGGCTAGTCGTAGCGCTCGCGCTTCCTGAGCTCCACGAAGAGCCCGTGCGCTTCGCGAGGATGCAGCCACGCGATGTCGTCCCCGCGGGCATCGACCTTGACGCCCTGCTCGCGCAGACCTTTCACCGCGCCGGGAATATCGCCGCACTCGAAGCCCACGAGGTAGACACCCTCACCGTGCTTGGCGAGGAACTTGCCGACGGCCTTGTTGGCGTCGGTGGGCTGGAGCAGCTCGATGTGCCCGATGCCCGTGGGCAGGATCGCGTTGAGGAAGCCGAACTCCTTGGACTCCCCCCGCTTGTGCACTTCCAGGCCGAAGAGCTTCGTGTAGCGCTCGATGGCCGCCTCCAGATCCCGCACGACGACGGATAGCTCGATGACGTTCCCCAGCATGGCCATGCGATGTGTCCTCCTGTGGGCCGGCGCGGCGCCGGATATCGACCAATCGGTGCCGTGGAGTGTGCCCGAGTTTGGCGGCCCGCTGACCACAAACTTGCTCACGCATCGAGGATGTGCCGCTTGCCCATCCGCGCTGATAAGTGACCAATTTCGGAAGCGTGGAGCGAGCGGGCGAGCCGCAAGCTGTTGGATTCTCGGTTCTCAAGACGATGGCCTATTGCTTGCGTCTCCTGTGACCAGAGGAGTGTGCATTGCGTCAAACCACCGGCCCCACGGCTCTGCAGGAAAGCGAAGAGACCTTCCGGCTACTTTTCTCCCATAATCCTCTGCCCATGTGGCTGGCCGACGTGACCACTCGGGAATTCCTCGAGGTCAACAACGCAGCGGTGGCGCACTACGGCTATTCGCGTACCGAGTTCCTGAGCATGAAACTGGACGACATCCTGCCGTCGGAGGAGATCCCGCGGCTCATGGAGCGGGTGGCCGCCCTCGCCCACTCGACGGATGAGTCGCCTCGACGCGCGGGCACGTGGAAGAACCGGCTGAAGGATGGCCGCGAGATCGCCGTGGAATTCTTCTCTCACACCATGTCCTTCGCGGGCCGGCGCGCCGCCCTCGTGGTCGCGTTTGACCTGACGGAGCTCACGCGGACTCAGGCCTCCCTCGCCGAATCGACGGAGCGGCTCACCATCCTGCATGAGATCGACCGCAGGCTCATCGCCGGAGAGGCGCCGGTCAAGATAGCCGAAGCGGCACTCCGGCGATTGCGCGATCTCCTCGGGTTCCCACGCGCCATCGTGAACATCTTCGACTTCGCGGCCGGCGAGGCGGAGTGGCTGGCTGCGGCCGGGCGGCGTCGCGTCCGCCTGGGGCCTGGTGTCCGCTTCTCCCTGGCCCTGATGGGCGACGTCGAGGGCTTGAGACGAGGGGAGATGCAGGTGATCGACGTCACCTCCCTGCCCCAGGGGCCCGAGGCGGCCGCCCTGCTCGCCGGCGGTGTCCGCGAGTACATGGTCGTGCCCATGATGGCCGGCGGCGAGCTCATCGGCGGGCTGAGCTTCGGCGGAACGCCGGGGCAATTTCCCCGCGAGCACGTCAGCATCGCCCAGGAGGTGGCGAACCAGCTCGCCATCGCCATTGCCCAGACCCGGCTCGACGAGCGCGTCAAGCGCCATGCCGTGGAGCTCGAGCAACAGGTCGGAGAGCGCACGCGCGAGCTGCGCGCATCCAACGATCGGCTCGAGCAGGAGATCGCGGAGCGCCGGCGCGCGGAGGCCGAGGCCGACCGCGCCAATCAGGCGAAGAGCGAGTTTCTCTCGCGCATGAGCCACGAGCTCCGGACCCCCTTGAACGCGGTCCTGGGGTTCGCCCAGCTCCTGGAGATCGATTCGCTCACGGTGGCGCAGCGTGACAGCGTGGACCACATCCTCCGGGGTGGGCGACATCTGCTCGGCCTCATCGACGAAATCCTCGACATCAGCCGCATCG contains:
- a CDS encoding amidohydrolase family protein, whose translation is MRDLLISGDNHIDLTYCPPDLWSSQAPSKWKLLAPRVEELEDGLHWFVEAQDKGMWNGVGPGFLKYQPGMFGHIDEMKAVGFEWDYQRGAKPRPTTPELRLADLDKDGLDAEIIYGCLMINDLINDGDQRAWCNKIYNDWAAEFAKRSDPTRIFPLAVIPNNDPRGAADEVRRCAAMGLKGGDLAFKRMSVPLYTHDWYPLWEAAAECHFPISFHSTGFKGLRVPDNPKMEQEYSLQWRLVRSSLFQLDGMEVLVSLIASGACEKYPDFNFILGESGVTWIPYVLDRLDTEYNDRARNLGFSMKPSDYFRRQGYTTYQQDQFMEPIIPLVGEDNIIWGADYPHPDCIWPESRRHIEANLGMVSERVRRKITSENVMKLYGLRAESIGPARKVGQAQATA
- a CDS encoding VOC family protein, which codes for MAMLGNVIELSVVVRDLEAAIERYTKLFGLEVHKRGESKEFGFLNAILPTGIGHIELLQPTDANKAVGKFLAKHGEGVYLVGFECGDIPGAVKGLREQGVKVDARGDDIAWLHPREAHGLFVELRKRERYD
- a CDS encoding ATP-binding protein, yielding MRQTTGPTALQESEETFRLLFSHNPLPMWLADVTTREFLEVNNAAVAHYGYSRTEFLSMKLDDILPSEEIPRLMERVAALAHSTDESPRRAGTWKNRLKDGREIAVEFFSHTMSFAGRRAALVVAFDLTELTRTQASLAESTERLTILHEIDRRLIAGEAPVKIAEAALRRLRDLLGFPRAIVNIFDFAAGEAEWLAAAGRRRVRLGPGVRFSLALMGDVEGLRRGEMQVIDVTSLPQGPEAAALLAGGVREYMVVPMMAGGELIGGLSFGGTPGQFPREHVSIAQEVANQLAIAIAQTRLDERVKRHAVELEQQVGERTRELRASNDRLEQEIAERRRAEAEADRANQAKSEFLSRMSHELRTPLNAVLGFAQLLEIDSLTVAQRDSVDHILRGGRHLLGLIDEILDISRIEAGHLALSMEPVSLGEVIRETLELILPLAATWKVHVDLGTSEADGRYVLADRQRLKQVLLNFLSNAAKFNRSGGTVTIGVEETLGDRLRVRVADTGPGIAPRLMERLFTPFDRLGAETRGVEGTGLGLALSKRLVEVMGGTIGVESVVGQGSTFWVELPRAECPVAGVAPPAIHPDKALPTRGAVLYIEDNLPNLRLVERLLTHRPNVKLFSAMHASLGLELAREHCPSLILLDLQLPDIPGAEVLERLQRDPATRHIPVVVISADATPGQISRLRAAGAREFLTKPLDVQRFFKLLDDILSNGHG